A single window of Archangium gephyra DNA harbors:
- a CDS encoding MlaE family ABC transporter permease — MNPLAFIGAPALMLARTVRASVRHGLSWRECLHQLYETGSRSMWLVMSGMGFFGAVLVTFADSQARKVTGNLPVVGPPYFELLVREFGPVVSALLAAARGGASHSAELSTMSVNEQVEALEMSAGDPYADLVAPRVVAGLVGVPLLCIVGTMAATLSAVATASWAFGVDGTAFMDARFVDGWDVLAGLTKGAGCGLYIPLAAAVAGLSARGGAEAVGEATTRGVVAACFGCLLIAFVVALGFQALGV, encoded by the coding sequence ATGAACCCCCTGGCCTTCATCGGAGCCCCGGCCTTGATGCTCGCGCGCACGGTGCGGGCGAGCGTGCGCCACGGGCTGTCCTGGCGCGAGTGCCTGCACCAGCTGTACGAGACGGGCTCGCGCAGCATGTGGCTGGTGATGTCGGGGATGGGCTTCTTCGGGGCGGTGCTGGTGACGTTCGCGGACAGCCAGGCGCGCAAGGTGACGGGGAACCTGCCGGTGGTGGGCCCGCCCTACTTCGAGCTGCTGGTGCGCGAGTTCGGCCCGGTGGTGTCGGCGCTGCTGGCGGCGGCACGCGGCGGGGCGAGCCACAGCGCGGAGCTCTCCACCATGAGCGTCAACGAGCAGGTGGAGGCGCTGGAGATGTCGGCGGGAGATCCGTACGCGGACCTGGTGGCGCCGAGGGTGGTGGCGGGGCTGGTGGGGGTGCCGCTGCTGTGCATCGTGGGGACGATGGCGGCGACGCTGTCGGCGGTGGCCACGGCGAGCTGGGCCTTCGGGGTGGACGGAACGGCCTTCATGGACGCGCGCTTCGTGGACGGGTGGGACGTGCTGGCGGGGCTGACGAAGGGGGCGGGCTGCGGCCTCTACATTCCCCTGGCGGCGGCGGTGGCAGGCCTGTCCGCGCGTGGAGGCGCCGAGGCGGTGGGCGAGGCCACCACGCGCGGGGTGGTGGCGGCGTGCTTCGGCTGCCTGCTGATCGCCTTCGTGGTGGCGCTCGGCTTCCAGGCGCTGGGGGTGTGA
- a CDS encoding ATP-binding cassette domain-containing protein — MLRFSDVGVTFESGRRVLTGLSAELSTRELTFVAGASGAGKSVLCRLAVGLLKPESGQVELLGERVDAMPERALRTLRQRAPYLVQGPALLDWRTLRENVALAAPGLSPEAVHEALAQVGLEAAADRLPTELGPGAKKRAAIARALALRPEYLLLDEPTTGLDRRAAAQVEEVLASVKARGLGALVVSHDYRLLRTLADRVLVVGGGRCAFLGTPEAFLASSEPELRALTAPFLESASDG; from the coding sequence ATGCTGCGCTTCTCCGACGTGGGGGTGACGTTCGAGTCCGGCCGGCGGGTGCTGACGGGGCTGAGCGCGGAGCTGTCCACACGGGAGCTGACCTTCGTGGCCGGCGCGAGCGGCGCGGGCAAGAGCGTGCTGTGCCGGCTGGCGGTGGGGCTGCTGAAGCCGGAGTCGGGCCAGGTGGAGCTCCTCGGCGAGCGGGTGGACGCGATGCCCGAGCGGGCCCTGCGGACCCTGCGCCAGCGGGCGCCGTACCTGGTGCAGGGCCCGGCGCTGCTGGACTGGCGGACGCTGCGGGAGAACGTGGCCCTGGCGGCCCCGGGCCTCTCGCCGGAGGCGGTGCACGAGGCGCTGGCCCAGGTGGGGCTGGAAGCGGCGGCGGATCGGCTGCCCACGGAGCTGGGGCCCGGGGCGAAGAAGCGGGCGGCCATCGCCCGGGCGCTGGCGCTGCGTCCGGAGTACCTGCTGCTGGACGAGCCCACCACGGGGCTGGACCGGAGGGCGGCGGCGCAGGTGGAAGAGGTGCTCGCCTCGGTGAAGGCCCGGGGGCTGGGCGCGCTGGTGGTGTCCCATGATTACCGGCTGCTGCGGACGCTGGCGGACCGGGTGCTGGTGGTGGGAGGGGGACGGTGCGCCTTCCTGGGCACACCGGAGGCGTTCCTGGCATCCTCGGAGCCGGAGCTACGGGCCCTGACGGCGCCCTTCCTGGAGAGCGCATCGGATGGATGA